The Aspergillus luchuensis IFO 4308 DNA, chromosome 7, nearly complete sequence genome has a segment encoding these proteins:
- the ino80 gene encoding chromatin-remodeling ATPase INO80 (COG:L;~EggNog:ENOG410PFTZ;~InterPro:IPR027417,IPR000330,IPR038718,IPR001650, IPR020838,IPR014001,IPR031047;~PFAM:PF00176,PF00271,PF04851,PF13892;~go_component: GO:0005634 - nucleus [Evidence IEA];~go_component: GO:0031011 - Ino80 complex [Evidence IEA];~go_function: GO:0003677 - DNA binding [Evidence IEA];~go_function: GO:0005524 - ATP binding [Evidence IEA];~go_function: GO:0016887 - ATPase activity [Evidence IEA];~go_process: GO:0006281 - DNA repair [Evidence IEA];~go_process: GO:0006338 - chromatin remodeling [Evidence IEA];~go_process: GO:0006351 - transcription, DNA-templated [Evidence IEA]): MSFASILSGPTEERAPPPRQSSAEATPTPLAPAATAQPSLSPPPVASAAPSQKSKDRAPPLTASLPRLEKKPTTEKRRRNPPESEQKTADSRASNVANGVSESSKTLAQPRGAGSRPVMSERETEALNKALADMAEADKSDVEAPGYDRFREEYRAKGKKRAFATEQAEILRRKRRRNDFLVKLSKSLEKQATAGMDRFRYANEASVVAEVQAKEIQDEKERKKDMQRKRRRENTVRMEMQKKKEAEAKAHEAQDSAEKAKFLREAERAQRKIKTTKRALEGITAPEEISEVTPLAPNLEGGTTSSFHIGRGSPSRRKSGRGGPVTRPKKSKEQKQAEKDAAEAAYAAMENDEPLPIAPKEDPRKESLKKEVKGGRSKEPTPTPLSAYETKGYNQIYEQIWRDIARKDIPKVYRIKALSLSTRQENLRKTAQLASKQSRKWQERTNKSMKDTQARAKRTMREMMSFWKRNEREERDLRRLAEKQEIESAKKAEAEREANRQRRKLNFLISQTELYSHFIGRKIKGAEDAAGDTAVETTGETVQPGKGQGHTIDMPSSVADAGTKVTNFEDLDFDAEDETALRQAAMANAQNAVQEAQDRARAFNSNQDQMDALDEGELNFQNPTSLGDIEISQPNMLTAKLKEYQLKGLNWLVNLYEQGINGILADEMGLGKTIQSISVMAYLAEVHNIWGPFLVIAPASTLHNWQQEITKFVPDIKVLPYWGSAKDRKILRKFWDRKHITYTKESEFHVLVTSYQLVVLDAQYFQKVKWQYMILDEAQAIKSSQSSRWKNLLGFHCRNRLLLTGTPIQNNMQELWALLHFIMPTLFDSHDEFSEWFSKDIESHAQSNTKLNEDQLRRLHMILKPFMLRRVKKHVQQELGDKVEKDIFCDLTYRQRAYYTNLRNRVSIMDLIEKAAVGDEADSTTLMNLVMQFRKVCNHPDLFERAETKSPFSTAYFAETASFVREGSNVDVRYSTRNLIEYPMPRLLCGAGGRVDIAGAENPHAGFRGRYLNHLMNIFTPENMKQSIQDDGAFSFLRFVDTSLGEAYEQSHLGVFERAVRRRGQVNRLSRLNVAYDDDKELAESALPHTLFNIVDRNDKHAVNEVAAEGIMRDLMTVSQSTYEREGLNVIEPCVSPAASAPPISVVSSSHVPSIEAKDTLFNVTVRHALYSPPSRQVDEQIIEKKVDPTPYSLAPMLPAPISVKGRYTHIEVPSMRRFVTDSGKLAKLDELLRELKAGGHRVLLYFQMTRMIDLMEEYLTYRNYKYCRLDGSTKLEDRRDTVADFQQRPEIFVFLLSTRAGGLGINLTAADTVIFYDSDWNPTIDSQAMDRAHRLGQTRQVTVYRLITRGTIEERIRKRALQKEEVQRVVITGGAAGGVDFNTRNRESRTKDIAMWLADDEQAELIEQKEKEALDRGEVFGAGKGGKKAAQKRKKDITLDDMYHEGEGNFDDASAKPSGAATPVSTAENVGTPSSTPAPKRGRGRGSGKGTSKRAKTTKERLRLIDGDGGLGPS, encoded by the exons ATGTCTTTTGCCAGCATTCTCTCCGGACCGACTGAGGAGCGCGCTCCTCCCCCGAGACAATCTTCTGCCGAGGCTACCCCAACTCCCCTAGCGcccgcagcaacagcccAACCCAGTCTCAGTCCTCCGCCCGTAGCTTCGGCTGCTCCTTCACAAAAGTCCAAAGACCGGGCACCGCCTCTCACCGCCTCTCTACCGagactggagaagaagcccaccACGGAGAAACGCCGTCGCAATCCACCGGAATCTGAGCAAAAGACAGCCGACTCACGGGCCTCCAACGTGGCCAACGGCGTCTCTGAGTCTTCAAAAACGCTCGCTCAGCCTCGTGGTGCCGGTTCTCGGCCAGTGATGTCTGAACGGGAGACAGAAGCCCTCAACAAGGCGTTGGCTGATATGGCCGAAGCGGACAAGAGCGATGTGGAAGCCCCTGGTTACGACCGGTTCCGGGAGGAATATCGcgccaagggcaagaaaCGTGCCTTTGCTACTGAACAGGCCGAGATCCTGAGACGCAAG CGCCGCCGAAATGACTTCCTTGtcaagctcagcaagtcCCTCGAGAAACAAGCGACTGCCGGCATGGACCGATTCCGATATGCAAACGAGGCATCCGTCGTTGCTGAAGTCCAGGCGAAAGAAATTCAGGATGAAAAGGAGCGCAAGAAGGACATGCAACGCAAGCGGCGTCGTGAGAACACGGTGCGCATGGAgatgcaaaagaagaaggaagcagaggccAAGGCGCACGAAGCTCAGGACTCTGCggagaaggccaagttcCTTCGTGAAGCTGAACGGGCGCAAAGGAAGATCAAGACCACCAAGAGAGCTCTCGAGGGGATTACTGCCCCAGAGGAGATCAGCGAGGTCACTCCATTGGCCCCCAATCTCGAAGGCGGCACTACCAGCTCCTTCCACATTGGCCGGGGCTCGCCGTCGAGACGCAAGTCCGGTCGCGGTGGACCGGTCACCCGGCCAAAGAAGTCGAAAGAGCAAAAGCAGGCCGAAAAGGACGCTGCAGAGGCTGCTTATGCCGCTATGGAGAATGACGAACCTCTGCCTATCGCACCTAAGGAGGACCCCCGAAAGGAGTCTCTCAAGAAGGAGGTTAAAGGTGGCCGCTCCAAGGAGCCCACACCAACGCCCTTGTCCGCCTACGAGACTAAAGGCTATAACCAGATTTATGAGCAGATCTGGCGTGACATTGCTCGGAAAGACATTCCCAAGGTCTACCGCATCAAGGCCTTGTCCCTCAGCACGCGTCAGGAGAATCTACGGAAGACAGCTCAGCTGGCTAGCAAGCAGTCCCGCAAGTGGCAGGAACGCACAAACAAGAGTATGAAGGATACTCAAGCCCGCGCCAAGCGCACCATGCGTGAGATGATGTCCTTTTGGAAGCGTAACGAACGAGAGGAGCGTGATCTTCGCCGTCTTGCggagaagcaagagattGAGTCTGCTAAGAAGGCGGAAGCTGAACGCGAAGCCAACCGTCAAAGGCGCAAGCTTaacttcctcatctcccAAACAGAACTGTATTCTCACTTCATTGGCCGAAAAATCAAGGGCGCAGAAGATGCTGCCGGGGACACAGCCGTGGAAACGACGGGTGAGACCGTCCAGCCCGGCAAGGGTCAGGGTCATACTATCGACATGCCCTCCAGTGTTGCTGATGCAGGCACTAAAGTTACGAACTTTGAGGATCTTGACTTTGATGCCGAAGACGAGACCGCCTTGCGGCAGGCCGCCATGGCTAACGCCCAGAATGCTGTTCAGGAAGCGCAGGATCGAGCACGCGCCTTCAACTCTAATCAGGACCAGATGGATGCCTTGGATGAGGGCGAACTAAACTTCCAAAACCCTACAAGTTTGGGAGATATCGAGATCTCGCAGCCCAACATGCTTACCGCTAAGCTCAAGGAGTACCAACTGAAGGGTCTGAACTGGCTGGTCAACTTGTACGAGCAAGGCATCAACGGTATCCTAGCCGACGAGATGGGTCTGGGAAAgaccatccaatccatctccGTCATGGCTTATCTCGCCGAGGTACACAACATCTGGGGTCCGTTTTTGGTTATTGCGCCCGCTTCAACCCTACACAACTGGCAGCAGGAAATCACCAAGTTTGTGCCGGATATCAAGGTGCTTCCCTACTGGGGTTCTGCCAAGGATCGTAAGATTCTCCGCAAGTTCTGGGACCGCAAGCATATCACCTACACCAAGGAATCGGAGTTCCACGTGCTGGTGACGTCGTATCAGCTCGTCGTGCTTGATGCTCAGTACTTCCAGAAGGTGAAATGGCAGTACATGATTCTGGACGAAGCTCAGGCCATCAAGTCCTCGCAGAGTTCACGATGGAAGAACTTGCTTGGATTCCACTGCCGTAACCGTCTCCTTCTTACCGGTACACCGATTCAGAACAATATGCAGGAGCTGTGGGCCCTTCTTCACTTTATCATGCCGACATTGTTTGATTCTCATGACGAGTTCAGCGAATGGTTCTCTAAGGATATTGAATCTCATGCTCAGAGTAACACGAAACTCAACGAGGATCAGCTGAGGCGTCTACACATGATCTTGAAACCTTTCATGCTGCGTCGTGTGAAGAAGCACGTCCAGCAGGAGCTTGGAGATAAGGTCGAAAAGGACATTTTCTGTGATCTTACCTATCGCCAGCGGGCCTATTATACCAATCTACGGAACCGCGTCAGCATCATGGATCTTATCGAAAAGGCTGCCGTCGGCGACGAGGCCGATAGTACGACCCTGATGAATTTGGTCATGCAGTTCCGTAAGGTCTGTAACCACCCTGACCTGTTCGAGCGTGCCGAAACAAAGTCTCCCTTCTCTACCGCCTACTTTGCCGAGACGGCGTCGTTTGTTCGGGAAGGCAGCAACGTCGATGTCAGGTACTCAACCCGCAATCTGATTGAATACCCCATGCCACGCCTTCTTTGCGGTGCAGGCGGCCGTGTCGACATTGCGGGCGCTGAGAATCCTCACGCCGGGTTCCGCGGACGATACCTGAATCACTTGATGAATATCTTCACCCCGGAGAATATGAAGCAAAGCATTCAGGACGACGGAGCGTTCTCTTTCCTGCGTTTTGTTGATACATCACTTGGTGAAGCGTACGAGCAATCGCACCTCGGAGTCTTCGAGCGAGCAGTCCGCCGCCGGGGTCAGGTTAACAGGTTATCCCGGCTTAACGTTGCCTATGATGACGACAAGGAGCTGGCAGAGTCCGCCCTTCCGCATACACTGTTCAACATCGTCGATCGCAATGATAAGCACGCCGTCAATGAAGTTGCCGCAGAGGGAATAATGCGGGACTTGATGACCGTCTCGCAATCTACGTACGAGCGGGAAGGCCTTAACGTCATTGAACCCTGCGTCAGTCCCGCCGCATCGGCACCTCCGATCTCTGTGGTTTCCTCGAGCCATGTCCCCTCGATCGAGGCAAAGGACACCCTCTTTAATGTCACCGTTCGACACGCACTGTATAGCCCGCCTTCAAGACAGGTTGATGAACAGATTATCGAAAAGAAGGTCGACCCTACCCCGTACTCGCTTGCCCCCATGCTTCCGGCACCGATTTCGGTCAAGGGCCGTTACACGCACATTGAAGTGCCATCCATGCGCCGGTTCGTCACCGATTCTGGTAAATTGGCTAAGCTGGATGAATTACTTCGAGAGCTCAAGGCAGGCGGTCACCGTGTACTGCTGTACTTCCAAATGACCCGCATGATCGACCTGATGGAGGAGTACTTGACTTACCGCAATTACAAGTACTGCCGCTTGGATGGAAGCACCAAATTGGAGGATCGCCGCGACACCGTGGCTGACTTCCAACAACGCCCTGAAATTTTCGTCTTCCTGCTGTCCACTCGTGCTGGTGGTCTGGGTATCAACTTGACTGCGGCCGATACCGTCATCTTTTACGATTCGGATTGGAACCCGACTATTGACTCTCAGGCCATGGACCGTGCCCACCGTCTTGGTCAGACACGGCAGGTTACGGTGTATCGACTGATTACCCGGGGTACCATCGAAGAGCGGATTCGTAAGCGTGCcctgcagaaggaagaggtcCAGCGGGTTGTCATCACAGGTGGCGCggctggaggagttgacTTCAACACGCGCAACCGGGAAAGCCGCACGAAAGACATTGCCATGTGGCTGGCCGACGATGAGCAAGCCGAGCTTATtgagcagaaggagaaggaggctcTGGACCGCGGCGAAGTGTTCGGTGCGGGCAAAGGCGGAAAGAAGGCAGctcagaagagaaagaaggacatTACGCTGGATGATATGTACCACGAAG GCGAGGGTAACTTCGACGATGCCAGTGCCAAACCATCCGGGGCAGCAACCCCTGTGTCGACCGCAGAGAACGTGGGCACGCCCTCGTCCACCCCAGCACCCAAGCGTGGACGTGGACGCGGATCGGGCAAGGGAACGTCCAAGCGCGCCAAGACAACTAAGGAGCGACTGCGTCTCATCGACGGCGATGGAGGCCTGGGTCCCAGCTGA